CGTCCCTTCTTTCGCATTCGCCGATGGAGCACTTGACGTGCACTTCGATAAAATTCGGGATACGGCCGCGGACCATATCCCTTGCGGACCGGTAGGGCGAGATCGCGGAAACGATAACGCCGACGCCATGCCTGGAGAGCAACTCGGAGACAAAGCCCAACCTCAAAATGTTCTCGCACCGGTCCTCCCGCGAGAACGTCAGGCCCTTGGAAAGACTGGCGCGGATCGCATCCCCGTCCAGCACTTCCACGGGGTGGGCGAGGGAGGTAAGGGTGGCGGACAGCCGGTGGGCGATGGTGGTCTTGCCGGCTCCGCTAAAACCTGTCAGCCAGACGGTGTAGCCGGCATATTGTTTGGGCGTTGTGCTCATTCTGAAAAGTACAAAAAATAGCCTGCGGTTTCGCAGGCTATCCTTAAGGGCGCCGGAGGCGCTGCAACATTTTGGCAAGCAACCGTTCGTTACGCCGGTGGATTGGCGCACAGCTGGTTGATCGGCGCCCCCGAGGCAATGCAATAGCAGAAGGCGCCGCCATGCGGTTCGCACGTCCCATAGAATATCTTGCCTTCGTAGTTGACAAAGCAGGATTCGCCTTCCGAAGGACAAGGCGCATACTGTGGTGCGCCTCCTTTGAGATGCATCATTTCGCTGCGGCTAAGCGCCGCACCAGGTTTGGTGTTCATCTTATGAATGTTTAGGTTTTAGAGCGGATTGGGACAAGGCCACTCGATCGGATACCCAGGGATGGAACAATAACATACCTCAGTGATGCCGTGCGGGACGCAGACGCCGGTGCCTTGCGAACCGGTGCAGGTTTCGCCTTGGGAAGGACAGATGAGTTGGGGGCCGCCGCCTTTAATGGACTTCATTTCCACGCGGCTAAGGGCCTTCAGGGATGTTGATTGCATGGTGTGGCTTTTTTGAATTAATAATCTATCCTAACCAATATACAAAAAAATAAACGGGAAAAGATTGCGTTTTCACAATTTTTTTAGCGCCGCTAATTCGGTGGGCGTTAGTCCAAATTGTTTCTTAAAAGCAAAGGAAAAGTGGGACAAGTCTTCAAACCCCAGGTCAATATAAATTTCTGCCGGTTTTTTACGGAGCTTGTGGATAAGGAGATAGGCTTCCTGCAGCCGTCTTTGCACCAGCCAGCGATTGGGCGTGTTGTGAAAGATGGCCTTGAAATCCCTTTTGAAGGCTGAAAGGCTGCGTCCCGTTAAAAATGCAAACTGCTGTAGGCTGATGTTGAAGGTATAGTGCCGGTTCATAAACTCCTCCAGGTTTATTTTTTCGGGTACGCCGAAGTCAAAGAGGATGCCCGCCAACTCCGGCTGTGTCTGTAATAAAAGGAGGAGCAATTCTTCCCGTTTGACCTCCGAAAAGGAGGAGTCGATCTTACCTGAACCCGTATAGTAAGGTTGTAAAGAATGGATAAACTCCGGTATCCGCTCATCCGCGCGCAACCATACAGCAGCCTCTGAGGTCATCCGTTTTTCAACGGTGACCTCGTGCCTTTCCTGAAATTTTTTTAGAAAAGGCTCGTCAAAAACAAGAATGACCTTTTCCGGTTCTTCGCCTTGCGCTGGCTTGTTATACCGGCCCAGCTGATTTTTACGGACGAGGTAGGATTCGTGCGCCACCAACGAATATTCTTTATTGCCCACGTATCCGTTGAGGGTCCCCTTCACCATATAAATGAAAAAGTGCTCCGGGATGAATTGTTCGATCGACATCTCCGGACCGATATAACAAGTTTTGCGTACCAAGGTGCTCATTGAAGGACCCCAAATTTAATCATACTTTCCACCGAAGCTACAATGGCTTGTTCGTTGGTGGCGATCGGCTGCCAATCCAGCATTTTCTTTGCTTTGGCGTTGCTCACATTCCGGCTGACCCCCAATAAGGGTGCGATGGCCTTGGCTTGTTTATTAAAAAGACCGGCCAGGCGGACCAGCCCATTGGACAAAACCTTGGTGGACACCTTTTGGGAAACCCCGGGCATTTCTTTTTTTAGAAATACGGCCATCTC
This region of Dinghuibacter silviterrae genomic DNA includes:
- the cysC gene encoding adenylyl-sulfate kinase — translated: MSTTPKQYAGYTVWLTGFSGAGKTTIAHRLSATLTSLAHPVEVLDGDAIRASLSKGLTFSREDRCENILRLGFVSELLSRHGVGVIVSAISPYRSARDMVRGRIPNFIEVHVKCSIGECERRDVKGLYKKVRAGEISHFTGIDDPYEEPADPEVTCCTELETVEESTAKICAELIRRKLITVPPGSLHES
- a CDS encoding helix-turn-helix domain-containing protein gives rise to the protein MSTLVRKTCYIGPEMSIEQFIPEHFFIYMVKGTLNGYVGNKEYSLVAHESYLVRKNQLGRYNKPAQGEEPEKVILVFDEPFLKKFQERHEVTVEKRMTSEAAVWLRADERIPEFIHSLQPYYTGSGKIDSSFSEVKREELLLLLLQTQPELAGILFDFGVPEKINLEEFMNRHYTFNISLQQFAFLTGRSLSAFKRDFKAIFHNTPNRWLVQRRLQEAYLLIHKLRKKPAEIYIDLGFEDLSHFSFAFKKQFGLTPTELAALKKL